One window of the Archangium primigenium genome contains the following:
- the galK gene encoding galactokinase, producing MKPDVNPSFAELFGHPAQVVVHAPGRVNLIGEHTDYNGGFVLPMAIPQRTHVELRRRDDTRVRVFSANKSQGGAPSEYTLGQEATGQGWLDYVQGVTFVLQREGHRLSGVDVRLSSEVPLGSGLSSSASLDVALLRALRTAFSLPLDDVQLGLLGQRVETDFVGAPVGVMDPMAASMAGLGEALFLDTRSMNLERVPLPPGVDVVIINSGVAHNHSSGDYRVRRAECEKACALLGIKELRDLPESELARTESLPDPLGRRARHVVTENARVLATVQALRSGDVKRLGQLFYASHDSQRLDYEVSVPEIDLLVDLAREDADVHGARLTGGGFGGSVVMLARDGTGAAVARRICERYAARSGQRPTILLPQPTGA from the coding sequence ATGAAGCCTGATGTGAACCCCTCCTTCGCCGAGTTGTTCGGACACCCCGCCCAGGTCGTCGTGCACGCCCCCGGGCGGGTGAACCTCATCGGCGAGCACACCGACTACAACGGCGGCTTCGTGCTGCCGATGGCCATTCCCCAGCGGACCCACGTCGAGTTGCGCCGGCGCGACGACACGCGCGTGCGCGTCTTCAGCGCCAACAAGAGCCAGGGTGGGGCCCCCTCCGAGTACACCCTGGGCCAGGAGGCCACCGGCCAGGGCTGGCTCGACTACGTGCAGGGAGTCACCTTCGTGCTCCAGCGCGAGGGCCATCGGCTCTCGGGCGTCGACGTGCGCCTGTCCAGCGAGGTGCCGCTCGGCAGCGGGCTGTCCTCGAGCGCCTCGCTGGACGTGGCGCTGCTGCGCGCGCTGCGCACCGCCTTCTCGCTGCCCCTGGACGACGTCCAACTCGGGCTGCTCGGCCAGCGCGTGGAGACGGACTTCGTGGGCGCGCCGGTGGGCGTGATGGACCCCATGGCCGCCAGCATGGCGGGGCTCGGCGAGGCGCTCTTCCTGGACACGCGGAGCATGAACCTCGAGCGGGTGCCCCTGCCGCCCGGCGTGGACGTGGTCATCATCAACTCGGGCGTCGCGCACAACCACTCCTCGGGCGACTACCGCGTGCGCCGCGCCGAGTGCGAGAAAGCCTGTGCCCTGCTCGGCATCAAGGAGTTGCGCGATCTGCCCGAGTCGGAGCTCGCCCGCACGGAGTCGCTGCCGGATCCGTTGGGTCGGCGCGCCCGGCACGTCGTGACGGAGAACGCGCGCGTGCTGGCCACCGTGCAGGCGCTGCGTTCGGGTGACGTGAAGCGGCTCGGGCAGCTCTTCTACGCCTCGCACGACTCGCAGCGCCTGGACTACGAGGTGTCCGTCCCCGAGATCGATCTGCTCGTGGACCTGGCGCGCGAGGACGCGGACGTCCACGGCGCGCGCCTCACGGGTGGCGGGTTCGGCGGCTCGGTGGTGATGCTCGCGCGGGACGGCACCGGCGCCGCCGTGGCGCGGAGGATCTGCGAGCGCTACGCGGCCCGTTCCGGCCAGCGCCCGACGATCCTCCTGCCCCAGCCCACCGGGGCCTAG
- a CDS encoding M24 family metallopeptidase: MSELDVKLARVRDVLVKQGLGAVRLRGVDWFGWATCGGSNVVLLTTDVGVAEVLITRDDAWVLTDAIEAARLEEEEVPAGLKIWSAPWTDKAARESFVESRRAGAPVASDRPTRGEQALPAELVSLRWSLMPEELERYRTLGRDAAEAMTEVLLAAKPEWTGWELAGAGAEALWARGIHPALTLVGEERRLPVHRHATASHEKLGARAMLVFCGRRHGLFANLTRFVYFRAPTPVERLLVADVARVEAAAFQASRPGAAISDVYTAIVKAYADVGRKGAEAFHHQGGPCGYLSRDAIAGPDVPGVLQPNNAVAWNPSLPGAKIEDTVVVTDAGAEILTVDPRWPTVSIEGRLRPDLLVR, encoded by the coding sequence GTGAGCGAGCTGGACGTGAAGCTGGCGCGCGTGCGCGACGTGCTGGTGAAGCAGGGGCTGGGCGCGGTGCGGCTGCGGGGCGTGGACTGGTTCGGCTGGGCCACCTGCGGCGGCTCCAACGTCGTGCTGCTCACCACCGACGTGGGCGTGGCCGAGGTGCTCATCACCCGGGACGACGCCTGGGTGCTCACCGACGCCATCGAGGCGGCGCGGCTCGAGGAGGAAGAGGTGCCCGCGGGCCTGAAGATCTGGTCCGCGCCGTGGACGGACAAGGCCGCGCGCGAGTCCTTCGTGGAATCGCGCCGCGCGGGCGCGCCCGTGGCCTCCGATCGGCCCACGCGGGGCGAGCAGGCCCTGCCAGCGGAGCTGGTCTCCCTGCGCTGGTCGCTCATGCCCGAGGAGCTGGAGCGCTACCGGACGCTCGGGCGGGACGCGGCGGAGGCGATGACCGAGGTGCTGCTGGCGGCCAAACCCGAGTGGACGGGCTGGGAGCTCGCGGGCGCGGGCGCCGAGGCGCTCTGGGCCCGGGGCATCCACCCGGCGCTGACCCTGGTGGGCGAGGAGCGCCGACTGCCCGTGCACCGCCATGCCACCGCGAGCCACGAGAAGCTGGGCGCGCGCGCGATGCTCGTCTTCTGCGGCCGCCGCCACGGGCTGTTCGCCAACCTCACGCGCTTCGTCTACTTCCGCGCGCCCACGCCCGTGGAGCGGCTCCTGGTGGCGGACGTGGCACGGGTGGAGGCCGCGGCCTTCCAGGCCTCACGGCCGGGCGCGGCGATCTCGGACGTGTACACGGCCATCGTGAAGGCCTACGCGGACGTGGGCCGCAAGGGCGCGGAGGCGTTCCACCACCAGGGCGGCCCCTGTGGCTACCTGTCCCGGGACGCCATCGCGGGACCGGACGTGCCGGGCGTGCTCCAGCCGAACAACGCCGTGGCGTGGAACCCGTCCCTGCCGGGCGCGAAGATCGAGGACACCGTCGTCGTCACCGACGCCGGGGCGGAGATCCTCACGGTGGACCCGCGCTGGCCCACCGTGAGCATCGAGGGCCGTCTCCGGCCCGACCTGCTGGTGCGCTAG
- a CDS encoding UTP--glucose-1-phosphate uridylyltransferase, with protein MDPSDIEAVPAPGTPLYDECHRLGSEALRRGEVSMLILVGGAGTRFGGAVKALAPLLGERTFLELRLEDIRGVAQRHGASVPVVLMTSPLTHEGIEAYVKPRGLGEDVFLFEQRMLPRLTPNWELFRDAQGELSFAPSGHGDFFRALRESGTGDILRKRGVRHLFFSNVDNMGATLDPIIIGLHIKLGREMTIEVTPRANQNGTLDVGAAPVRIGGHPQLVEHVDSTKHRLINTNNIAFSLPAILDRRIDVPYRVAKKKVDGHEVIQLEQITSEASAVMGPDKKAVLSVAFIEVPRDNPVTSRFEPVKAPEDLSYVVPRLQRRMEAAARDAKKDGGAP; from the coding sequence TTGGATCCTTCCGACATCGAGGCGGTGCCCGCGCCCGGCACGCCGCTGTACGACGAGTGCCACCGGCTGGGCTCCGAGGCGCTCCGGCGGGGCGAGGTCTCCATGCTCATCCTCGTGGGCGGCGCGGGCACGCGCTTCGGCGGCGCCGTCAAGGCACTGGCCCCGCTGCTCGGCGAGCGCACCTTCCTGGAGCTGCGCCTGGAGGACATCCGCGGGGTGGCCCAGCGCCACGGCGCCTCGGTGCCCGTGGTGCTCATGACCTCGCCGCTCACGCACGAGGGCATCGAGGCCTACGTGAAGCCCCGGGGACTCGGGGAGGACGTCTTCCTGTTCGAGCAGCGCATGCTCCCCCGGCTCACGCCCAACTGGGAGCTGTTCCGGGACGCCCAGGGGGAGCTGTCCTTCGCGCCCTCGGGCCACGGGGACTTCTTCCGGGCCCTGCGCGAGAGCGGCACCGGGGACATCCTCCGTAAGCGCGGCGTGCGCCACCTGTTCTTCTCCAACGTGGACAACATGGGCGCCACGTTGGATCCCATCATCATCGGGCTGCACATCAAGCTCGGCCGCGAGATGACGATCGAGGTGACGCCGCGCGCGAACCAGAATGGCACGCTCGACGTGGGCGCGGCCCCGGTGCGCATCGGCGGCCACCCCCAGCTCGTGGAGCACGTGGACTCCACCAAGCACCGGCTCATCAACACCAACAACATCGCCTTCTCGCTGCCGGCCATCCTCGACCGGCGGATCGACGTGCCCTACCGCGTGGCGAAGAAGAAGGTGGACGGGCACGAGGTCATCCAGCTGGAGCAGATCACCAGCGAGGCCAGCGCCGTCATGGGCCCCGACAAGAAGGCCGTGCTGTCCGTGGCCTTCATCGAGGTGCCGCGCGACAACCCCGTCACCTCGCGCTTCGAGCCGGTGAAGGCGCCCGAGGACCTGTCCTACGTGGTGCCCCGGCTGCAGCGGCGCATGGAAGCGGCGGCCCGGGACGCGAAGAAGGACGGGGGTGCGCCGTGA
- a CDS encoding TonB-dependent receptor domain-containing protein has product MLISLLAAFLTSQTPPEPAPGPTPPDEPDRRQQTVVTASRAERKLEDVVVATEVITREQIEAIGVRDLGQLLQQHPGVELVYTFRGVGLRLQGLDPEYVLVLVDGERVGGRVGTTLDLGRFSLREVERVEIVKGPAAALYGADAIGGVVNLITRRVQKPLELGGRGLFGTLLEADARANAGTKQGPLELRVGGGFRRRDPYDWQPADAATSGAGLQRFDGDVSLAYAPEERTRVALRANYTRRDENAVDLNPSGAVLDRRQRQEQVDVSLSGRHQLERGPSLLVRGHFGLFNEQLLQDQRGSRALDDYSHNITRLYEGLVQGDHRLGAHALTGGVELLAERLDSQRLALSPVSRLRGGVFLQDEWDVLPGTGGGPRLKVAPGLRFDLDSQFGGAPSPRLAIKLDPTPALTVRASAGLGFRPPSFQELYLRFANAGIGYVVTGNPALTAEHSAAVNVGVDWRPPPLPGWLFSASAFHTRLRDLINVTASGVPNPDDPVTFNYENVARAYTQGVELNGRVKLPVRATYLDLAYMFIDARDLTRDRPLEGRSRHRVNTQLTTRYRPWNLEAVVRGSWVSRRVYYLGVGGGFANVLGSGEDTASGAPAYVDLEAQVTYRFPRSGIELFVNGYNLLNAGDQQFNPRPPRGVLGGIQWDY; this is encoded by the coding sequence GTGCTCATTTCCCTGCTGGCCGCATTCCTGACGAGTCAGACGCCTCCCGAGCCCGCCCCCGGTCCGACCCCGCCCGACGAGCCGGATCGACGCCAGCAGACGGTGGTCACCGCGTCGCGCGCCGAGCGCAAGCTGGAGGACGTGGTGGTGGCCACCGAGGTCATCACCCGGGAGCAGATCGAGGCGATCGGTGTGCGGGATCTTGGACAGTTGCTCCAGCAGCACCCTGGCGTGGAGCTCGTCTATACCTTCCGGGGCGTGGGCCTGCGACTGCAGGGATTGGATCCTGAGTACGTGCTCGTGCTCGTCGATGGGGAGCGAGTGGGCGGACGGGTGGGCACCACGCTCGACCTGGGACGCTTCAGCCTGCGCGAGGTGGAGCGGGTGGAGATCGTCAAGGGTCCGGCCGCGGCGCTCTATGGCGCGGATGCGATCGGCGGAGTGGTGAACCTCATCACCCGGCGCGTCCAGAAGCCCCTGGAGCTGGGGGGCCGAGGCCTGTTCGGCACGCTGTTGGAGGCCGATGCACGCGCCAACGCGGGCACCAAACAGGGGCCCCTGGAGCTGCGGGTGGGCGGTGGTTTCCGCCGACGCGACCCCTACGACTGGCAGCCCGCGGACGCGGCCACGAGCGGCGCGGGGCTCCAGCGCTTCGACGGCGACGTGTCGCTCGCCTATGCGCCCGAGGAGCGCACGCGGGTGGCCCTGCGCGCGAACTACACCCGGCGGGACGAGAACGCCGTGGACCTCAACCCCTCGGGCGCCGTGCTGGACCGGCGGCAGCGGCAGGAGCAGGTGGACGTGTCGCTGAGCGGCCGGCACCAGCTCGAGCGCGGCCCGTCCCTGCTCGTGCGGGGCCACTTCGGCCTGTTCAACGAGCAGCTCTTACAGGACCAGCGCGGCTCGCGGGCGCTCGACGACTACTCGCACAACATCACCCGGCTCTACGAGGGCCTGGTGCAGGGCGACCATCGCCTCGGCGCCCACGCCCTCACCGGCGGCGTGGAATTGCTCGCCGAGCGGCTCGACTCCCAGCGCCTGGCGCTCAGCCCCGTGTCGCGCCTGCGCGGGGGCGTGTTCCTCCAGGACGAGTGGGACGTGCTGCCGGGCACCGGGGGAGGCCCGCGGCTCAAGGTGGCGCCCGGCCTGCGCTTCGACCTGGACTCGCAGTTCGGCGGCGCCCCCTCCCCCCGGCTCGCGATCAAGCTGGACCCCACGCCCGCGCTCACCGTGCGCGCCTCGGCGGGACTCGGCTTCCGGCCGCCGTCCTTCCAGGAGCTGTACCTGCGCTTCGCCAACGCGGGCATCGGCTACGTGGTGACGGGCAACCCCGCCCTCACCGCCGAGCACTCCGCGGCGGTGAACGTCGGCGTGGACTGGCGCCCCCCGCCCCTGCCGGGCTGGTTGTTCTCCGCGAGCGCCTTCCACACCCGGCTGAGGGATCTCATCAACGTCACCGCCAGCGGCGTGCCCAACCCGGATGACCCGGTGACGTTCAACTACGAGAACGTGGCGCGCGCCTACACCCAGGGCGTGGAGCTCAACGGCCGCGTCAAGCTGCCCGTGCGCGCGACGTACCTGGACCTGGCGTACATGTTCATCGACGCGCGGGATCTCACCCGGGATCGGCCGCTGGAGGGCCGCTCGCGCCACCGCGTCAACACGCAGCTCACCACGCGCTACCGGCCGTGGAACCTGGAGGCCGTGGTGCGCGGCTCGTGGGTGAGCCGCCGCGTCTACTACCTCGGCGTGGGAGGAGGCTTCGCCAACGTGCTCGGCTCCGGCGAGGACACGGCGAGCGGTGCGCCGGCCTACGTGGACCTGGAGGCCCAGGTGACGTACCGCTTCCCCCGCTCGGGAATCGAGCTGTTCGTCAACGGGTACAACCTGCTCAACGCGGGCGATCAGCAGTTCAACCCCCGCCCGCCCCGAGGCGTCCTGGGCGGCATCCAATGGGATTACTGA
- a CDS encoding HmuY family protein, which translates to MRRHDPRPWLGLVLIGSAVGCAPDLREDYPFDGQTSAGPLVEVTPRPEGGADVIVDATSKTGTVYVDLDEGREMKTDEALDTNGWDLAFQRFTITTNGGGGNPTGEVHVAVLTSGDWDGLTTAPASGYQQDASETVFNGVQGGWYNYDLVKHQLQPRESLLYVVRSSQGRYFKLKMRSYYDSAGTPARLSFQYQAVAAP; encoded by the coding sequence ATGCGGCGACATGACCCGAGGCCGTGGCTGGGGCTCGTGCTGATAGGGAGCGCGGTGGGCTGCGCGCCGGACCTGCGCGAGGACTACCCCTTCGACGGGCAGACCTCCGCGGGCCCCCTCGTCGAGGTCACCCCCCGGCCCGAGGGCGGGGCCGACGTGATCGTCGACGCGACGAGCAAGACGGGCACGGTGTACGTCGACCTCGACGAGGGCCGGGAGATGAAGACCGACGAGGCCCTGGACACCAACGGGTGGGACCTGGCGTTCCAGCGCTTCACCATCACCACCAATGGGGGCGGCGGCAATCCCACGGGCGAGGTGCACGTGGCGGTGCTCACCAGCGGCGACTGGGACGGGCTCACCACCGCGCCCGCGAGCGGCTACCAGCAGGACGCCTCGGAGACGGTCTTCAATGGCGTACAAGGTGGCTGGTACAACTATGATCTGGTGAAGCACCAGCTGCAGCCGCGCGAGTCCCTGCTGTACGTGGTGCGCAGCAGCCAGGGGCGCTACTTCAAGCTCAAGATGCGCTCGTATTACGACAGCGCGGGCACGCCGGCGCGGCTGTCGTTCCAATACCAGGCGGTGGCCGCGCCCTGA
- a CDS encoding beta strand repeat-containing protein has translation MRMSFRLVMTLLLPLALARCGDPEEKPQPGVTEYTVGGTVTGLKGSGLVLRYGDETLGVPNDGSFTFARKAVAGTAYAVSVETQPSEPPQACTVTNGSGTLGSANVTDVTVTCGTAAFKVGGTVTGLVGTGLKLKNGTETLNVAANGAFQFATPLETGVAYAVTVSTQPTGPAQRCTVSGGEGIMGGADVTSVTVNCDTSKFTVGGTVSGLNGTLVLGNGTQEVTLTGTGSSANTSFAFPTGYETGTAYDVKVKTAPAAQDCTVTRGTGTVGSANVTNVAVACVTRAYLVNVTVSGLVGTLVVKNNDTDSLTFTTNETKAFNNRVTEGGTYFVTVGTQPATQTCTSEQAAAAPIGTANVTVKVTCVTNQYSLGGSVSGLGAGESVTLANGTQETTVSTNGAFQFAQKVDQGAAYTVTVKTAPAGKQCGVSNGTGTVGAGDVTNVSVVCSASTYTVGGNLSGLGTGGTVKLRNNGGDELTLTTNGAFTFATSLPEGGSYAVTVSEQPAGQSCTVQNGTGSGLAANVTNVAVTCANLYTVGGTVTGLSSGKTLVLTNNGGNDLTVTGGSTTFTFSTGLASGAAYAVAVKTQPAGLTCAVSNGSGTIASANVTNVTVTCTVPPARVSVVRVGDGTTPLTGGAAAAVNIDTYDVISGTRIGSVPVTGLTLAGSSGSEGFLSRSVDGRYVVLAGYSAAAGTAGVAGTTSSVNPRVVGRVGATGNGSVVASLNAAFSTGNVRSATTVDGTAYWVAGTGATGVGGIHYVTGGSTGASTQILANPNNSRVTAIYNGQLYLTSGSGTFITVSAVGTGTPTTSGQTATGLSGVAGSAITSPYQFFFLNDSTLYVADDGNSGGVFKYTKNSSGNWTSQPVTNPGPAVAVTALVDGTTVRVVATLKGVSVNKLVTYVDDGTTTATVTTVDTAAANFGFRGVAVAPN, from the coding sequence ATGCGAATGTCCTTCCGACTGGTGATGACGCTTCTTCTGCCCCTGGCGCTCGCGCGCTGCGGCGATCCAGAGGAGAAACCGCAACCGGGAGTCACGGAGTACACGGTGGGCGGCACCGTGACGGGCCTCAAGGGCAGCGGACTGGTGCTGCGCTATGGCGATGAGACGCTGGGCGTGCCCAACGACGGCTCCTTCACCTTCGCGCGCAAGGCAGTTGCCGGCACCGCCTACGCGGTCTCGGTAGAGACCCAGCCCTCGGAGCCGCCCCAGGCGTGTACCGTGACCAATGGCTCGGGCACGCTCGGCAGCGCGAACGTGACGGACGTCACCGTGACGTGCGGCACGGCGGCCTTCAAGGTGGGCGGCACCGTGACGGGCCTGGTGGGCACGGGCCTCAAGCTGAAGAACGGGACGGAGACGCTGAACGTGGCGGCCAATGGGGCCTTCCAGTTCGCCACGCCCCTGGAGACCGGTGTGGCGTACGCCGTCACCGTGTCCACCCAGCCCACGGGCCCCGCGCAGCGCTGCACGGTGTCCGGCGGTGAGGGCATCATGGGCGGCGCGGACGTGACGAGCGTCACCGTCAACTGCGACACCTCGAAGTTCACGGTGGGCGGCACGGTGAGCGGGCTCAACGGCACGCTGGTGCTCGGCAACGGCACGCAGGAGGTGACCCTCACGGGCACGGGCTCCTCGGCCAACACCTCGTTCGCCTTCCCCACCGGCTATGAGACCGGCACCGCGTACGACGTGAAGGTGAAGACGGCCCCCGCGGCCCAGGACTGCACCGTCACCCGCGGCACCGGCACGGTGGGCTCCGCCAACGTCACCAACGTGGCCGTGGCGTGCGTCACCCGCGCGTACCTGGTGAACGTGACGGTGAGCGGCCTCGTCGGCACGCTGGTCGTCAAGAACAACGACACGGACTCGCTGACCTTCACCACCAACGAGACCAAGGCCTTCAACAACCGCGTGACCGAGGGCGGCACCTACTTCGTCACCGTGGGCACCCAGCCCGCCACCCAGACGTGCACCTCCGAGCAGGCGGCCGCCGCGCCCATCGGCACGGCGAACGTGACGGTGAAGGTGACGTGCGTGACCAACCAGTACTCCCTGGGCGGCAGCGTGAGCGGCCTCGGCGCGGGTGAGTCCGTGACGCTGGCCAACGGCACCCAGGAGACGACGGTGAGCACCAATGGCGCCTTCCAGTTCGCCCAGAAGGTGGACCAGGGCGCGGCCTACACGGTGACGGTGAAGACGGCCCCCGCGGGCAAGCAGTGCGGCGTGTCCAACGGCACGGGCACGGTGGGCGCTGGCGACGTGACGAACGTGAGCGTGGTGTGCTCGGCCAGCACCTACACCGTGGGCGGCAACCTGAGCGGCCTGGGCACCGGTGGCACCGTGAAGCTGCGCAACAACGGCGGCGATGAGCTGACCCTGACGACCAACGGCGCGTTCACCTTCGCCACCTCGCTGCCCGAGGGCGGCAGCTACGCGGTGACCGTCTCGGAGCAGCCCGCGGGTCAGTCCTGCACGGTGCAGAACGGCACGGGCAGCGGCCTGGCGGCGAACGTCACCAACGTGGCCGTCACCTGCGCCAACCTCTACACGGTGGGTGGCACCGTGACGGGCCTGTCGAGCGGCAAGACGCTCGTGCTCACCAACAACGGCGGCAACGACCTGACCGTCACGGGCGGCAGCACGACCTTCACCTTCTCCACGGGCCTGGCGAGCGGCGCGGCCTACGCCGTGGCCGTGAAGACCCAGCCCGCGGGCCTCACCTGCGCGGTGAGCAACGGCTCGGGCACCATCGCCTCCGCCAACGTGACGAACGTGACGGTCACCTGCACGGTGCCGCCCGCGCGCGTGTCCGTGGTGCGTGTGGGTGACGGCACCACGCCGCTCACCGGCGGCGCCGCCGCCGCTGTCAACATCGACACCTATGACGTGATCTCCGGCACGCGCATCGGCTCGGTGCCGGTGACCGGGCTCACCCTGGCCGGTTCCTCCGGCTCCGAGGGCTTCCTGAGCCGCTCGGTGGATGGTCGCTACGTGGTGCTCGCGGGCTACAGCGCCGCGGCGGGCACCGCCGGCGTGGCGGGCACGACCTCCAGCGTCAACCCGCGCGTGGTGGGCCGTGTGGGCGCCACGGGCAACGGCTCGGTCGTCGCGAGCCTGAACGCCGCGTTCAGCACCGGCAACGTGCGCTCGGCCACCACGGTGGACGGCACGGCGTACTGGGTCGCGGGCACGGGCGCCACGGGCGTGGGTGGCATCCACTACGTCACCGGGGGCTCCACGGGAGCGTCCACGCAGATTCTCGCCAACCCCAACAACTCGCGCGTGACCGCCATCTACAACGGCCAGCTGTACCTGACCTCGGGCAGCGGCACGTTCATCACGGTCTCCGCGGTGGGCACGGGCACGCCCACGACCTCGGGCCAGACGGCCACGGGGCTGTCCGGTGTGGCCGGCTCGGCCATCACCTCGCCCTACCAGTTCTTCTTCCTGAACGACTCCACGCTGTACGTCGCGGACGACGGCAACAGCGGCGGCGTGTTCAAGTACACCAAGAACAGCTCGGGCAACTGGACCTCGCAGCCCGTCACCAACCCGGGCCCCGCCGTGGCCGTCACCGCGCTCGTGGACGGCACGACGGTGCGCGTGGTGGCGACCCTCAAGGGCGTGAGCGTCAACAAGCTCGTCACCTACGTGGATGACGGCACGACCACCGCGACCGTGACCACGGTGGACACGGCCGCGGCCAACTTCGGCTTCCGCGGCGTGGCGGTGGCGCCCAACTAG
- a CDS encoding GNAT family N-acetyltransferase: MATSRRFHAQYQERLMLLDGTWAEVRMVRPEDAALLSRGFARLSSRSRFQRFLSAKSRLSAEELRYLTEVDGETHVALGAVTWNDAGEEVGLGVARFIRLAETPEVAEMALTVVDDAQGKGLGRVLLDLLVEAARERDVERFEVRVLAGNEAMYRLLQTLAPCEPRAEGESVCFSVPLHAGLAGGTELMRPLLSLAAQGALTLIGPTCRRRLRPLAPEGLFPEARAS, from the coding sequence ATGGCCACGTCTCGCCGTTTTCATGCGCAATACCAGGAACGGTTGATGCTGCTGGATGGCACGTGGGCGGAGGTGCGCATGGTGCGCCCCGAGGACGCGGCCCTCCTGAGCCGGGGGTTCGCCCGGCTGTCGTCGCGCTCGCGCTTCCAGCGCTTCCTGTCGGCCAAGTCCCGCCTGAGCGCGGAGGAACTGCGCTACCTGACGGAGGTGGACGGGGAGACGCACGTGGCGTTGGGGGCGGTGACGTGGAACGACGCGGGAGAGGAGGTGGGGCTGGGGGTGGCCCGCTTCATCCGCCTGGCGGAGACGCCCGAGGTGGCGGAGATGGCGCTCACCGTGGTGGACGACGCCCAGGGCAAGGGTCTGGGGCGCGTGCTGTTGGATCTCTTGGTGGAGGCGGCGCGCGAGCGGGACGTGGAGCGCTTCGAGGTGCGGGTGCTCGCGGGCAACGAGGCCATGTACCGGCTGCTCCAGACACTCGCGCCGTGCGAGCCCCGGGCCGAGGGCGAGTCGGTGTGCTTCAGCGTGCCACTGCACGCGGGGCTAGCGGGCGGCACGGAGCTGATGCGGCCGTTGCTGTCGCTCGCGGCCCAGGGGGCGCTCACGCTCATCGGCCCCACGTGCCGCCGCCGGCTGCGGCCGCTCGCGCCCGAGGGCCTGTTTCCCGAGGCCCGCGCGTCCTGA
- a CDS encoding helix-turn-helix domain-containing protein: MKSVRENTPSEPESTEAPAPRAPKGRKRETKAEPPPAAEAPPSEEEWAYEVAHAESSTDLAPIVGRNLRRLRTQRGLSLERLAKASGVSRAMLGQIELGQSAPTINVIWKIARALGIPFSALISTTAQSGTRLMRSQQSKRLSSHDGSFVSRALFPFDEPRRVEFYELHLAAGAVEQADAHPPGTMENLVVTAGTVEIDRGDERHVLEAGDAILFEADVAHVYRNTSGVDAVMYLVMTYAETVG; the protein is encoded by the coding sequence GTGAAATCCGTCCGAGAGAACACCCCGAGCGAGCCCGAGAGCACCGAGGCCCCCGCGCCGCGCGCGCCCAAGGGCCGCAAGCGCGAGACGAAGGCGGAGCCGCCGCCCGCCGCCGAGGCGCCGCCCTCCGAGGAGGAGTGGGCCTACGAGGTCGCGCACGCGGAGTCCTCGACCGACCTGGCGCCCATCGTGGGCCGCAACCTGCGCCGCCTGCGCACCCAGCGCGGGCTGTCCCTGGAGCGGCTCGCCAAGGCCTCCGGGGTGAGCCGGGCGATGCTCGGGCAGATCGAGCTGGGCCAGAGCGCGCCCACCATCAACGTCATCTGGAAGATCGCCCGGGCGCTGGGCATCCCGTTCTCGGCGCTCATCAGCACCACGGCCCAGAGCGGCACGCGGCTGATGCGCTCGCAGCAGTCCAAGCGGCTGTCCTCCCATGACGGCAGCTTCGTGTCGCGGGCCCTGTTCCCCTTCGACGAGCCCCGGCGCGTGGAGTTCTACGAGCTGCACCTGGCCGCGGGGGCCGTGGAGCAGGCGGACGCCCACCCTCCCGGGACGATGGAGAACCTGGTGGTGACGGCGGGCACGGTGGAGATCGACCGGGGCGACGAGCGCCATGTGCTCGAGGCCGGTGATGCCATCCTGTTCGAGGCGGACGTGGCCCACGTCTACCGCAACACGAGCGGCGTGGATGCCGTCATGTACCTGGTGATGACGTACGCGGAGACGGTGGGCTAG
- a CDS encoding translation initiation factor, producing MAKKDNPPPGSAHPFARLQALRDTLPTTKPERRAEDFPDTPPAQGPERVTLRLEAGPQGEARTVVEGLGLGAPELRDWLHALQRGLACPGGVEGERLVFRGDQRFGLPNLLLRRGVKRVVHG from the coding sequence ATGGCGAAGAAGGACAACCCCCCTCCGGGCAGTGCCCACCCCTTCGCCCGGCTCCAGGCCCTGCGCGACACCCTGCCCACCACGAAGCCCGAGCGGCGCGCGGAGGACTTTCCCGACACCCCACCCGCCCAGGGCCCCGAGCGCGTCACGCTGCGGCTGGAGGCCGGGCCCCAGGGCGAGGCGCGCACGGTGGTGGAGGGGTTGGGGCTCGGGGCCCCGGAGCTCCGGGACTGGCTCCACGCCCTCCAGCGCGGCCTCGCGTGTCCGGGCGGCGTGGAGGGCGAGCGGCTCGTGTTCCGGGGCGATCAGCGCTTCGGCCTGCCGAACCTGCTCCTGCGCCGGGGCGTCAAGCGCGTGGTCCACGGCTGA